A region from the Drosophila bipectinata strain 14024-0381.07 chromosome 3R, DbipHiC1v2, whole genome shotgun sequence genome encodes:
- the Ir94f gene encoding uncharacterized protein Ir94f yields the protein MSTLNFIKPDNTDNANDDEYDFGSRMSSEKTAVEGDCDSGMLSQVPLESSKWSGSEVIHQLWSHLRTERRHRTLLYYRLNSCSCWMEDLLASSNVSTMVWDDHEYPHYLRHHQDLDLLGVVCLKTSQYREVLNALKVMLNQMRNVPVIVQLCESDDGVEEEVSAKNILQLSLEYSQILDLVRNNTVDIAASLRPYTSVHSNLHRFSYAGMVGSWCTMLPMERTLSSQEALGRLMQTPWSWLYLLLLYGAHSVLAQRKLLRTRLFSIVKPMTHLLLLCILLGQLSALFIAPQQLNHIKNIREMEQAGVRIMGIRAEFPEYPFDLRSRYATSFLLKDGLSEVATHRNGFNTTYAYTVTSVKWLFYNEAQSYFRHPLFRYSEDICVQKLSIFALILRENCLYHDRLGVFILRLHAAGLLRFWYRRSFFEMVEAGSIRLEDKSQPHHYQPISWPDWQYVLIIYGVALTTSLTVFFIELAVYHVNVWLDNL from the exons TCTGGCATGCTGTCGCAAGTTCCGTTGGAAAGCTCCAAATGGAGTGGATCTGAGGTTATCCATCAGCTCTGGAGTCATCTGAGGACTGAACGCCGACACCGGACGCTGCTCTACTACCGACTAAACTCCTGCAGTTGCTGGATGGAAGATCTTCTGGCCAGTAGCAATGTTAGCACAATGGTCTGGGATGATCACGAGTATCCACATTATCTACGGCACCACCAGGACTTGGATTTGCTTGGAGTAGTTTGTCTTAAGACTTCTCAGTACAGGGAGGTACTGAATGCCTTAAAGGTAATGTTGAACCAAATGAGAAATGTGCCTGTTATTGTTCAACTGTGTGAATCTGACGATGGAGTCGAGGAAGAAGTTTCCGCTAAAAACATTCTACAACTTAGCCTGGA ATACTCGCAGATTTTAGATTTGGTGAGGAACAATACGGTAGACATCGCCGCCAGTCTGCGTCCTTATACGTCTGTGCACAGTAACCTGCACCGATTCAGCTACGCGGGAATGGTGGGAAGCTGGTGTACCATGCTGCCCATGGAAAGAACGCTAAGCAGCCAGGAGGCACTGGGCAGGCTGATGCAGACACCCTGGTCCTGGTTATACTTGCTCCTCCTGTACGGCGCCCACAGCGTGTTGGCTCAAAGGAAACTACTGCGAACTCGCCTGTTTAGTATCGTGAAACCAATGACTCACCTGCTCTTACTTTGCATTCTGCTGGGCCAGCTTTCGGCCTTATTCATCGCGCCCCAGCAGCTTAaccatataaaaaatataagggAAATGGAGCAAGCGGGTGTTCGCATAATGGGCATCCGAGCAGAGTTTCCCGAATATCCTTTTGACTTACGCAGCAGGTATGCCACCTCTTTTCTGCTAAAGGACGGGCTTAGTGAAGTCGCCACACACCGCAATGGATTTAACACCACGTACGCGTACACAGTGACTTCCGTCAAATGGCTTTTCTACAACGAGGCCCAAAGCTACTTCCGGCATCCTCTGTTTCGCTATTCAGAAGATATTTGTGTGCAGAAGCTGTCGATTTTCGCACTTATCCTTCGGGAAAACTGCTTATATCACGACAGATTGGGAGTGTTTATCTTACGCCTGCACGCTGCTGGGCTACTGCGTTTTTGGTACCGCCGATCCTTCTTTGAAATGGTAGAGGCCGGTAGTATTCGTCTGGAGGACAAGAGCCAACCCCACCACTATCAGCCGATTAGTTGGCCGGACTGGCAGTATGTCCTCATTATATATGGGGTGGCGCTCACGACGTCACTGACCGTTTTTTTCATCGAGTTGGCTGTTTACCATGTCAATGTTTGGTTAGACAACTTGTAA
- the Ir94g gene encoding uncharacterized protein Ir94g, with translation MSQLDSKLVVNLVSLISSDEDFTSAFYFDPSDEKCSLEETLSSGIGTLPAITWHSEIPLMLHRFVGEGLLVLACLPEMRWKDLLTSLSKSLRFRRQARVIIELSTQLDESLVNEVLRFCLNQDMNNVNAIFANFNETATIYGYDAYPEFKITTHFFSGDSKVTTLYPNKMLNLHEGRIRTMPDYSEPNTLLYVDKEGHRHILGYLWDMMEAYARKCNASLEVVNKYADGRTLNYVEIIDVAQTGVVDVSASIQPMSMAEVDVHQFSYPADLASWCTMLPVQRDLNVSEILTRVTPIITFSFIVALWIVYQILKGRWRFHRRLKTIGWQFLVVLVSANYVSKLLTFLAAPPALPPLHSLQDLIDSPVRILSLRNEYKVMEFTLRTKYSAAFRLIDKATVLISTRNSLNTSYGYTTTSTKWKLFEEHQKRSSRPLFRYSKDICFFEMVLFGLSIPENSPHRVPLKDFIMQLWQSGLFNFWVSRGFSYMVKAGRIDIKDLRLRHRAHALTIADLSHVLLIYCIGMLISFVLFTFELIVSWVKSWLGF, from the coding sequence ATGTCGCAACTTGACAGCAAGTTGGTCGTTAATTTAGTTTCATTGATAAGCAGTGATGAGGACTTCACCAGCGCCTTTTATTTCGACCCATCAGATGAAAAATGTTCTTTGGAGGAGACACTTTCAAGTGGAATCGGTACCCTGCCTGCTATAACATGGCACTCGGAAATACCACTAATGTTGCATCGATTTGTTGGAGAGGGTCTGTTGGTGTTGGCTTGTCTGCCGGAAATGCGATGGAAGGATCTACTGACCAGCTTATCAAAGAGTTTGCGGTTCCGAAGACAGGCCCGGGTTATTATTGAGTTGAGCACGCAATTAGACGAAAGTTTAGTTAATGAAGTGCTGCGGTTCTGTCTGAATCAAGATATGAATAATGTGAACGCAATTTTTGCCAACTTCAATGAGACGGCAACTATATATGGCTATGATGCCTACCCGGAATTTAAAATCACGACTCATTTCTTCAGCGGAGACAGTAAGGTGACCACTCTCTATCCAAACAAGATGTTGAATCTTCATGAAGGCAGGATTCGAACCATGCCAGACTACTCTGAACCAAACACGCTTCTTTACGTGGACAAAGAGGGCCATCGACACATTCTGGGTTACTTGTGGGACATGATGGAGGCTTATGCTCGAAAGTGCAATGCCAGCCTGGAAGTTGTTAATAAGTACGCAGACGGCAGGACCCTGAACTACGTTGAAATCATAGATGTGGCCCAAACTGGGGTCGTAGATGTGTCCGCCAGCATTCAGCCCATGTCAATGGCTGAAGTTGATGTTCATCAGTTTTCATATCCGGCTGATTTGGCCAGCTGGTGCACAATGTTGCCAGTGCAGAGGGATCTTAATGTGTCAGAAATACTGACCAGGGTGACACCCATTATCACCTTTTCTTTCATAGTGGCTCTATGGATTGTCTACCAAATTTTGAAAGGACGTTGGCGCTTTCATCGAAGGCTAAAAACGATCGGATGGCAGTTTTTAGTCGTTTTGGTGAGTGCAAACTACGTGAGTAAATTATTAACATTTCTGGCAGCTCCTCCTGCCTTACCGCCGCTGCACAGCCTACAGGACCTAATCGATTCCCCGGTAAGGATCCTTTCACTTCGCAACGAGTACAAAGTAATGGAATTCACCCTGAGAACCAAGTATTCCGCCGCATTTCGTCTAATTGATAAGGCCACCGTTCTGATTTCAACGCGCAACTCGTTAAACACATCCTATGGCTAtaccaccaccagcaccaaGTGGAAGCTCTTTGAGGAGCATCAGAAACGAAGCTCCAGACCCTTGTTTCGCTACTCCAAGGATATATGCTTTTTTGAAATGGTCCTGTTTGGACTTTCTATTCCTGAGAACTCCCCTCACCGTGTTCCGCTCAAGGACTTCATTATGCAGTTGTGGCAATCTGGCTTATTCAACTTTTGGGTCTCCAGAGGCTTCTCATACATGGTGAAAGCTGGAAGAATAGACATCAAGGATCTAAGGCTGCGACACCGGGCCCATGCACTAACCATAGCAGATCTGAGCCACGTACTTCTAATATACTGTATCGGTATGCTAATTAGCTTCGTTCTGTTTACCTTTGAGCTAATTGTTAGCTGGGTAAAGTCCTGGCTTGGCTTTTAG